A single genomic interval of Mycolicibacterium holsaticum DSM 44478 = JCM 12374 harbors:
- a CDS encoding TetR/AcrR family transcriptional regulator — MPRPARYTTDELLDAAAALLDQDGPAAVTMLAVARAVGAPSGSIYHRFPTRAALCGQLWMRTEERFLTGFIATVGKPRDAQQRCVAGAVFTVQWCRAHPSEAKVLLVGADALGADEWPEEVRAHQRCLRRRLRAVLTGIHADADRVSAAVIDIPYAVVRRHLVAGRAVPAGVDAIVSDCAKALIPPS, encoded by the coding sequence ATGCCGCGGCCCGCGCGATACACCACCGACGAATTATTGGATGCCGCTGCGGCGCTGTTGGACCAAGACGGCCCTGCCGCGGTGACGATGTTGGCGGTCGCCCGCGCGGTCGGCGCCCCGAGCGGTTCGATCTATCACCGCTTCCCGACGCGGGCCGCGTTGTGCGGTCAGCTGTGGATGCGCACCGAGGAACGTTTTCTGACCGGTTTCATCGCCACCGTCGGCAAGCCTCGCGACGCGCAACAGCGGTGTGTGGCCGGCGCGGTTTTCACCGTGCAGTGGTGCCGCGCGCATCCCAGTGAGGCCAAGGTGTTGCTCGTCGGCGCCGACGCGCTGGGCGCCGACGAATGGCCTGAGGAAGTGCGCGCACATCAACGGTGCCTGCGCCGTCGACTGCGGGCGGTGCTCACGGGCATCCACGCCGACGCCGACCGGGTGAGCGCCGCGGTGATCGACATCCCGTACGCCGTGGTGCGGCGCCATCTGGTGGCCGGGCGCGCGGTGCCCGCCGGCGTGGACGCCATCGTCTCGGACTGCGCGAAGGCGCTCATCCCGCCGAGTTGA